A single window of Liolophura sinensis isolate JHLJ2023 chromosome 6, CUHK_Ljap_v2, whole genome shotgun sequence DNA harbors:
- the LOC135468425 gene encoding uncharacterized protein LOC135468425, which produces MMKRKILRFTSRLITFNEGGRYSSGNLFIRFKWTPAHRKNYEALKRWKEENTKLFGPILKSNTIKPLGKKSKRKSVKFEVGEDLDAWFNERYNSVRNPSQRGDDHASTNDEVHLSHRRIGTVVERLNNPVDTCSENSISTDSSIHTTHSVSKAESEQLKDILRCKLSAEDGPYVEELKSCIQQKKLPTLPTVTSILAKTRSQESQFFLDRWKAQMIAELGEEGFQKFQQETLKKGVNLHVCIQQSLAGVSPVQVQTWNRGFWDSIQQELARVSEVQALETRVVHPYLQYSGTFDCVATYRDTICLIDWKTSKKPKPYLSSTFDYPLQVCAYIGAYNADPANTMKIQNGLVVVAYDDGNPAHAHLMTPDQCDYYWRQWLVRLHQYWSSVLYPQPVHSKENQSSLT; this is translated from the exons ATGATGAAGAGAAAGATTCTTCGGTTCACTTCACGGTTGATCACCTTTAATGAAGGTGGACGATATAGCagtggaaatttatttattcgctTTAAGTGGACTCCTGCACACCGTAAAAATTATGAGGCCTTAAAAAGATGGAAGGAAGAGAACACCAAATTGTTTGGACCTATTTTGAAGAGCAATACCATTAAACCTTTGGGTAAAAAGTCGAAGagaaaatctgtaaaatttgaGGTTGGAGAAGATTTGGATGCCTGGTTCAATGAGCGATACAATTCAGTACGCAATCCGTCCCAAAGAGGTGATGATCATGCGAGTACCAATGATGAGGTGCATTTAAGTCACAGAAGAATTGGGACTGTGGTGGAGAGATTAAATAACCCAGTAGACACTTGTTCGGAAAACAGCATATCTACAGACTCCTCAATCCATACAACACATAGCGTATCCAAAGCTGAGAGTGAGCAGCTAAAAGACATTTTGCGTTGTAAGCTTTCAGCTGAGGATGGACCTTATGTTGAAGAACTGAAGTCTTGTATCCAACAGAAAAAACTGCCCACCTTGCCAACTGTTACCAGCATTTTGGCTAAAACGCGTTCTCAGGAAAGTCAGTTTTTCCTTGACCGATGGAAGGCTCAGATGATAGCTGAGCTTGGTGAAGAAGGCTTTCAAAAATTCCAACAAG AAACGTTAAAGAAGGGTGTAAACCTGCATGTCTGTATCCAGCAGTCATTAGCAGGTGTGAGCCCTGTGCAGGTTCAAACTTGGAACCGGGGCTTCTGGGACAGTATCCAGCAAGAGCTTGCCAGAGTGTCAGAGGTGCAGGCACTGGAGACAAGAGTTGTCCACCCTTACCTGCAGTACTCCGGCACATTTGACTGTGTTGCCACATACAG GGATACTATCTGTCTGATCGACTGGAAAACTTCAAAGAAGCCCAAGCCTTACCTGTCTAGCACCTTTGATTACCCTCTGCAGGTGTGTGCTTACATAGGGGCTTATAATGCCGATCCTGCTAATACAATGAAG ATCCAAAATGGTCTAGTTGTTGTAGCCTATGATGATGGAAATCCCGCGCATGCCCACCTGATGACACCTGATCAGTGTGATTATTACTGGAGACAGTGGCTGGTTAGACTACATCAGTACTGGAGCTCTGTTCTGTATCCTCAACCTGTCCACAGTAAAGAAAACCAGTCATCACTCACCTGA